GGAGCGGGGAATGATGTACTGGGAGCCGGAGTATGAGACCATGCCCCGGGAGAGGCTGGAACAGCTCCAGTTGGAGCGGCTTAAAAACACTGTAAAAAGGGTTTATCGTTCCGTACCTTTTTACAGAGAGGCGTTTAAAGAAAGGGGCTTGGAGCCGGGGGACATCAAATCCCTGGAAGACTTAAAAAAACTGCCCTTTACTACCAAACAGGATCTTAGAGACAACTATCCCTACGGGCTTTTTGCCGTGCCCATGGGCGAGGTGGTGCGCTTGCACGCTTCCTCCGGTACCACCGGAAAGCCGTCGGTGGTGGGCTATACCAGAAAGGATATCGAAAACTGGGCCGACCTGATTGCCCGCTGCCTGGTAATGGCCGGCGCCGGCCGGGAAGACATAATCCAGAACGCTTACGGCTACGGGCTTTTTACCGGCGGCCTGGGCATCCATTACGGGGCGGAGCGGCTGGGCGCAACGGTGGTTCCGGTGTCCGGCGGCAATACCGCCCGCCAGCTTATGCTAATGCAGGATTTCGGCACGACCATCCTCACCTGCACTCCATCATACGCCCTTTATCTGGGCGAGGAAGGGGAGGCCGCCGGGATAAACTTCAAGAAGCTGCCGCTTAAGGCAGGCGTATTCGGGGCGGAGCCCTGGACCGAGAAAATGAGGGCGCAGATCGAGTCCAAGCTTGATATTATGGCCCTGGATATTTACGGGCTGAGCGAGATCATGGGGCCGGGCGTGTCCATGGAGTGTCCGGCCAAGCAGGGTTCGCACATTTTTGAGGATCACTTCATAGCCGAAATAATAGACCCGGAAACCGGGGAAACCCTGCCCTACGGCCAGCGGGGGGAACTGGTCCTGACCACCATTACTAAGGAGGCCATCCCGCTGATCCGCTACCGCACCAGGGACATTTCCTCCCTGCATCCGGAAAAGTGCGCCTGCGGGCGCACCCACGTGCGGATGAAGCGCGTCACCGGCCGCACCGACGACATGCTGATCATCCGCGGCGTCAACGTCTTTCCCTCCCAGGTGGAAAGCGTCCTGCTGGAGTTCGGCGAGACCGAGCCGCACTACCTGCTGGTGGTGGACCGCAAAGGCGACCTGGACGACCTGGAGATATGGGTGGAGCTGTCCGAGAGGATGTTCTCAGATGAGGTCAGGCACCTGGAAAGCCTGGAGAACAGGATCCGCCACAAGATCCTGAGCGTGCTCAACATCAGCGCCCGGATTAAGTTCGTGGAGCCCAGGACCATTCCCAGGAGCGAGGGCAAGGCCAAAAGGGTGATGGACCGGAGGGAAATGTAGAGGTAAAAATAAATAGAGCCCGGTAAAAGGCCGGGCTTTTTAACCGGCAGGGCGACCCCCTGCTTTTTTTGTGCGGGCGGCCAATATTTATTTTGTCCCGCCGGACTTCCGGCAGAGGATGGTGTCGAGCTGTGTCGAATTTTTAAAGGGATAACAAAGGCGTTTTCCGTCAATCATATTATTATTATTTTTTAAGCGGAGGTAAAAGCGGGTGGAGAAGTTAAAGAACGCAAAGGTTTTGCTGGCCGTCCTGGCGGTGTTGTTGATAGGGGCGGCCGGGTACGCTTTGAAAAGCCATCCTGGAGCGAGCGAACAGGAGGCCGGCCGTGAGCAGCCTGCCGCAGGCGAAACTGCATCGGTCGGCGGGACCGCATACCCCGCGCCGGAGGCGGGAAACGCCGCAGCCGGGAACGCGGCCGGCGCCATTGGACGGGAGGTAAAGCCGGTCCGGCCGTCTGCCGCAAGCGGTCTTTCCAACGAAAGGCGCGGCTGGGGGCTGAAGCGGAACAGCACCCACCAGCAGCCCGAGATGCCTTCTTCGGTCAGCAGTCTTTTAAGCAAGTACGATGCCTACTGGATCGGCAGTCCCGGCGAAAAAGCGGTTTACCTTACCTTTGACGAGGGCTACGAAAACGGCTACACGGCCAAAATACTGGATATTCTCAAGGCCAACGAGGTGAAGGCGGCCTTCTTCGTTACCGGCCATTACCTGAAATCGCAGCCCGCCCTGGTCAGGCGGATGGTGGAAGAGGGGCACATTGTGGGCAACCATACCGAAACCCATCCCAGCCTGCCGGACCTGTCCGACGGGCAGATCGAACAGGAGCTCCGGGTTGTGGAGCAGGAATTCGAGAATGTGACCGGGCAAAAGGGGATGAGGTACCTAAGGCCGCCCAGGGGCGAATACAGCGAAAGGACCCTGGCGGTGACCAGAAACCTGGGCTATCACAATATTTTCTGGAGCCTGGCCCTGGTGGACTGGGTGCCCATGCCGGGCGGGCCGCAGGAGGCATACGACTCCGTGATGGGCAACCTGCACAACGGGGCGCTGATTTTGCTGCACGCGGTGTCTAAGGACAACACCGAGGCCCTGGACAAGATTTTAAAGGATGCAAAGGCGCAGGGTTACACCTTTAAAACCCTGGACGACCTGGTTGCCGGGGGGAAAGGGGCCTCTCCCTGATGCTTCCGTTTGATATGAGGCTAATGTTTTCCGAAACAATTTTGCGAGGTTATTCCTGTTTCGATTCACCTTTTATCTGAGGGGTTTTTTTAAGATGGTGCTTTTAATGCACCGTCTTTTTTTGCGGGGTTTTGGGAGAAAAGGCCAGTTCCCGGCCGGCCGCAGCCGCTTGATTTTGTTAGAAAATAGTTGTATGTTTAAGAAAATATTTTCAAGACCTTGGGCCAATTTAAAAAATTTTAAAGGGAGGTTCGGTAATGGAACTTATTGAGGCAATAAAAACGCGCAGGAGCGTGCGGAGCTATAAAGACGAGCCCCTGCCGGAGCAGACGGTCAGGGAACTGCTCGAAGCGGCCACGTGGGCCCCTTCAAGCATGAACAACCAGCCGTGGGCTTTTGTAGTGGTGCAGGACAGGAACTACATGAAGGACCTTTCCGACCGGGCCAAAAAGTTTCTGCTGGAGAGGATGGATTTGTTTGGAGGCCGGTACAGAAGATATGCCGGCACTTTAAGCGACCCCGCCTTTAATATTTTTTACAACGCGCCGGTTCTTGTTTTGATATACGGGAATAAAGAGGTGTACAGCTATGCCGGCGACTGCAGCATGGCCGCTTTAAACCTGATGCTGGCCGCCTGGGGCAGGGGTATAGGAAGCTGCTGGATCGGGTTTGCAACCGGCATCGGCAACACCCACGAGGTCAAGGCCGAGCTAAATGTTCCTGAGGGCTACGAGCTGGTGGCGCCGGTCGTCCTGGGCTACCCGGCAGGCCCGGCCGGAAAGGGCGTGAGAGGCGAGGCTAAGATTATCAACTGGCTTAAGTAAATTGAAGTTAAAGCTCATTATGGCCTGATTTTAAACAGGCCTTTTTTTATAGAAAATTTTAACAAACAAATGTTGACAAAAAGATATAGAGATTTACCCTTCTTCATGGTATTACAATGCCTGTGTGCAGGGATTTTTGGAAACTCTGGCCTGGGGTTTGGATAAGACGGAAGCCGTATTGAAGAAGGGGAGCGAATTATTCAAGAAGAAATTTTGCAAGGTGGGGACGGACAGTTTGACGCTTACGTATAAAGAATACCCGTTGCCCGGGCCGCGGCCGGTGCCGGGGCCCACCTTCGACCGATGGGCGCCGGGACGGGGTTGGCAGGCTAGGCACTGGTAAGGGGGCAAGTTAATTTGACCGGACAGGGTCGACTATCTTGCCGGCAACTATGCCCCCAACTTATACCAATTGCGGCAAACCGTTGACTTCGAGAATAAAAAGTGGTAGTCTATGCCTGGGCTATTGTCCCTTCTGCCTTACCTGCAGGTGCAGACTTCCGGCAGGCCGCGAGCCATGCTCCTGGGAAGGCCTGGCAACGGGGGCTTGCGCTGGCAGCCACGACTTTATCCCAATCATAACCCAGTGAAGCGAGGCGAGGCGTAATGTTCCGGGTTAGAAACATCATCGCGGTGGGCATGTATCCGTATCCATGGCATTATCGAGAAATAATCGATACGGTTAGACTAATGACCTCTGCTTTCAATGACGTGAATAAGATTTTCCTCAACCCGGCCGTTGGATTCCGCCGCGCCGTTGCAGAAAAAGAAACGCTATGCATAACGTGGAGGGCGTGCCGGGATAAAGACGTCCTCGTCTGTACCCCGCCGCTCGAATTAATTCCTTCATCTTGGGGCTTAGGCAAAGTGAAGGATACGTGGTCTATCAGGACACTTCGCACATTGATCGAACACCTTCTCGGTCCGCGCTGGCGCGAGGAGACTGTTCTGTACGTTTCTTCTGGCGGCATCCCCCAATCCTATAACGTTATCAGGGGATTAGGTCCCAAGTACGTTATCTTTGATATCCTCGACGACAATCTAAACTTTCCGGGCATAACTCATCCCGCAGGCGTAGAAAACAAGTTCGTCTACATACTTCAGAGCGCTACTGTCATTACCGCTGTGTCGCAATTCCTTCTTGACCGCTTGCAGAACGACTACGGTACCACCGCACACTATTTACCAAATGGAGTGGACCTTGAAAGGTTTGCCTATCGCCCGGCTTACGCTGTCCCTATCCCGGAGCTGAGCCAACTGGAGAGACCCCTGTTCGGTTTTGTAGGTACGCTCACTAGCTGGATTGATTTCGAACTACTTGTGGCGACGGCCCAACGCCTTGAGAGGGGGACGCTTAGTCGGCCCGGTCATCCACAGCGCTGTGCCTGCGCAAATACTACGCGTACTCCACAATCACCCGCGCGTCGCGTTTTTGGGTCCTCGACCCTACGAGCAAGTTCCGCATTTCCTCCATCAATTCGACGTACTCCTGCTGCCCCGCAATTATGAAAGCCATTCACTGGCTTCCGATCCATTGAAGCTTTACGAATACATGGCCACGGGCAGACCCATAGTGACCACGGCCATACCGAGTGTGACGCGCTTCAGGGACCTCATATATGTGTGCGAGACCTGGGAGGACTTTTTCTCTTCGTTACGGCGCGCCCTAGATGAATGGTCGGAAGAAAGGGCAAGCAAAGTGACAAATGCGGTCCGCGAAATGTCATGGCAAAAGCGGGCAGAACGGATGATGAGACTCTTTTACCAGACGATAGCCGGCTAGTTCCCCCTACTTGGGCCGAGGAGGGAAAAGCGGCGAACTTGATTGCTCCGTATCACGGGGCGTCCGACATTCTCTGGCCTTCCGGGTTCAGCTTCAGATTGCAATGTGCGATAAAGGTTCTTGCCTTTAAAGACAAGCAGAAAAATGAACTTGAAAAGTTCAAGGCAGCTAAATCCTTTTTCCTTTTGAAAATTGGAGCGGCGTAATATTTTACCAATTTCGTGCCTGGATAAAAAA
The window above is part of the Pelotomaculum thermopropionicum SI genome. Proteins encoded here:
- the PaaK gene encoding coenzyme F390 synthetase; its protein translation is MLMSANQPLQRERGMMYWEPEYETMPRERLEQLQLERLKNTVKRVYRSVPFYREAFKERGLEPGDIKSLEDLKKLPFTTKQDLRDNYPYGLFAVPMGEVVRLHASSGTTGKPSVVGYTRKDIENWADLIARCLVMAGAGREDIIQNAYGYGLFTGGLGIHYGAERLGATVVPVSGGNTARQLMLMQDFGTTILTCTPSYALYLGEEGEAAGINFKKLPLKAGVFGAEPWTEKMRAQIESKLDIMALDIYGLSEIMGPGVSMECPAKQGSHIFEDHFIAEIIDPETGETLPYGQRGELVLTTITKEAIPLIRYRTRDISSLHPEKCACGRTHVRMKRVTGRTDDMLIIRGVNVFPSQVESVLLEFGETEPHYLLVVDRKGDLDDLEIWVELSERMFSDEVRHLESLENRIRHKILSVLNISARIKFVEPRTIPRSEGKAKRVMDRREM
- the NfnB gene encoding nitroreductase, whose protein sequence is MELIEAIKTRRSVRSYKDEPLPEQTVRELLEAATWAPSSMNNQPWAFVVVQDRNYMKDLSDRAKKFLLERMDLFGGRYRRYAGTLSDPAFNIFYNAPVLVLIYGNKEVYSYAGDCSMAALNLMLAAWGRGIGSCWIGFATGIGNTHEVKAELNVPEGYELVAPVVLGYPAGPAGKGVRGEAKIINWLK
- a CDS encoding hypothetical membrane protein (containing Polysacc_deac_1, Polysaccharide deacetylase.); amino-acid sequence: MEKLKNAKVLLAVLAVLLIGAAGYALKSHPGASEQEAGREQPAAGETASVGGTAYPAPEAGNAAAGNAAGAIGREVKPVRPSAASGLSNERRGWGLKRNSTHQQPEMPSSVSSLLSKYDAYWIGSPGEKAVYLTFDEGYENGYTAKILDILKANEVKAAFFVTGHYLKSQPALVRRMVEEGHIVGNHTETHPSLPDLSDGQIEQELRVVEQEFENVTGQKGMRYLRPPRGEYSERTLAVTRNLGYHNIFWSLALVDWVPMPGGPQEAYDSVMGNLHNGALILLHAVSKDNTEALDKILKDAKAQGYTFKTLDDLVAGGKGASP